The DNA segment TTCTCTCTCCCATTTCAAATATTTTAAGAATATGGATATACAGGAGCTGAAGCAGGTAAACCTCCTAATAGGGGAAAATAACTGTGGCAAAAGCACCTTGTTAGAGGGTCTCTACTTTTCTGCTCTGGTCTCCGATGCAGATCTCATTCCAAAAATGTATCTATTGAGAAATATGAAAATACAGTCGGCAGATGAGTATAAGTATTTTTTTCATAATATGGATACTACTATCAAACCCAAAATGGTTTTACAATTTAGAGACGAAACCATGAGGGAAGTAGAACTCTCTCCCCTGTATGCAGAAGAGAGAATATCTTCTAAAAAAAAAGGAGAGTTGCAGGGTATAGATATACACCTGAGCATAAAAAAAGGCACTGCGGAGAACAACTATTCGTGTAAACATGCTTGGAAAGATAATAAGGTATCTTTTTCAGAAACAGAGAATGTCTATGAAGAGCGTTTCTCTGCATCGTATAACTCTTACAGAACATATTCAGAAAAAGAGATGGATGAGAAGTACTCCGATATAATGAAAGAATCCCAAGAACATACAGTGGTAGAAAAGCTGAAAGAATTTTATCCACAGATTCAGAATTTGGTTCTTCTCACAGATGGGTTATATGTGAAACACAAAGATTATACAGAAAAAATACCAATACAGCTCTTGGGAGATGGGGTGAAGCATTTCCTGAACCTGCTCATAGATTTTGTTTCGTCTCAAAATAATAATATCATTTTGATAGATGAGATAGAAAGCGGAATGCACTACTCTGCACATAAGCTGCTCTGGAAAAATATTCTCTTTTTTGCAAAAAACATGAAGGTGCAGTTCTTTATCACTACCCACAGCAAAGAAACCATACAGTACCTTCAAGAGGTGCTGGCTACCAAAGAATTTGCAGATATGCAAAGCGAAACAGTAGTATATAATCTTATACAGAAAAAAAGTAATGGAGAGGGAATGGCTCTCCGTTGGCAGTACGAGGATTTTAAAGATGCTTTAGAATATGACAATGAAATCAGATAACCCATACAAAAAACATACATGCTGCAATAACACATAAATAAAGGGATGGGATCTAAA comes from the Chitinophagaceae bacterium genome and includes:
- a CDS encoding ATP-binding protein; translated protein: FIKKSMQTLHATNKENPVWKKLQEYAAFRFFDTWKEQWEYAHTLFQAAKTIWNLPENLYDTHPDTKATLPLYFRMEEFYRECLGKVQMQKKEKQKLEDMIYTFGEEEEEGSAVFVKAISLSHFKYFKNMDIQELKQVNLLIGENNCGKSTLLEGLYFSALVSDADLIPKMYLLRNMKIQSADEYKYFFHNMDTTIKPKMVLQFRDETMREVELSPLYAEERISSKKKGELQGIDIHLSIKKGTAENNYSCKHAWKDNKVSFSETENVYEERFSASYNSYRTYSEKEMDEKYSDIMKESQEHTVVEKLKEFYPQIQNLVLLTDGLYVKHKDYTEKIPIQLLGDGVKHFLNLLIDFVSSQNNNIILIDEIESGMHYSAHKLLWKNILFFAKNMKVQFFITTHSKETIQYLQEVLATKEFADMQSETVVYNLIQKKSNGEGMALRWQYEDFKDALEYDNEIR